The genomic stretch ATTTAAAAATGTTTCCTACTGTGCCTGGATTCGCACTAGATATGGCTGGAGCTATTTTGAGTTATGGATTACTTCACATGAGTCACACTGCTGATGAAGCCCTATTCATTGATACTCAATTTCTGGAAGGCCAAAACCAAGTACAGGGGCAATTTTTTCTAATACCTGATCCTGATTCTTTTCATGTCATCTTTGAGGCTTTAGGAGCTCTATCATGATTGAACAAAGAAATATGGTAAAGGTAGGAATGGCGGATCTCAACATCATTACTGAACCGGGTATCATTCGCACAACAGGGCTCGGATCCTGTGTGGGTGTAACTCTATATGATCCGCTGACTAGAATTGCAGGGATGGCGCATGTCATGCTGCCTTCCTCTTCCATTGCAAGAGAAGGTACCCTTAACAAGGCGAAATATGCGGATACGGCCATCGTAGCATTGGTAGAAAGAATGGTAGGAGCCGGCGCATCAAGCGCGAGACTCGTTGCCAAAATAGCCGGGGGATCACAGATGTTTCAATTTGCTGGAGCAGGTGATACGTTACGTATTGGACCTCGTAATACTGAGGTTTGCAAACAAATGATTCAAGACCTTCGCATTCCTCTTTTGGCTGAAGATTGCGGAGGGAATCATGGAAGAACCATTGAAATAGATCGGGACACTGGAATACTCACAATTCGAAGTGTACAGATGGGTGTGAAGGAACTATGAATAGAATGTTTGGGAATGTTCGAATTAATTTTTTAGCAGGAATTATCGGACTGATCCTCACGTTTTTCGTTTCATTTAGCAGTAACTTACTTTCTACAAGTCTTTTTCGGGCAGGAGCAGCTTTTATCATCTGGTTCTTACTAGCCTTTCTTCTAAGGTACGTACTGGGCAGTGTACTTGTTTCTCCACCTGACAAAGGAGGGCTGGAGAGTCTGGAATTTGAACAAGAGACGAAGGGGGCTCAGCTTGATGTCATTGCACCGAATGATGATGAAGTGCTGAAGGATATTCTGAATTATGCTCAAGCAGAACCAAATGAAGATCAAAAAAAACCATCACAATCTGCAGTGGATAGCGGCTTTGAACCACTTAATCCTCCGAAAATTGTTCGGACAAAAGATGCTGAAGAATTAGCACAAGCCGTTCGTCACCTGTCAGGCAAATAGAGGAGGGAAACGATATGAAAGAATCTAATTCATCCCATCTGGCCGACATGGACCTGTGGGAAAAATGGAAGGAGCACGGGGATTTAGATGCTAGGAAAACCTTGATTGAGAAGCATCTCCATATCGTTCATTATGTATCCAGCAGGTTAGCAGTAGGATTGCCTAAAAATGTGTCCAAAGATGACCTTGAGAGCAATGGTGCGCTAGGGCTCATCGATGCACTTGATAAATTTGATTATAAAAGAGGGCTTCAATTTGAGACCTATGCCTCTTGGAGAGTAAGAGGAGCGATACTGGATGGTCTTCGCCAAGGAGACTGGGTTCCACGTTCGGTTCGTGAGAAAGCAAAACGAATAGAAGAAGCTTATCAACATTTAGAACAGAAATACTCCCGTACCGTTAGTGATGAAGAGATGGGACAATATTTAGATTTATCAGCTAAGGATTTTCAACATATGGTACAAGAAGTAGCGGTAATGTCGTTATATTCACTTGAAGATCCGCTGAGAGAAGAAGATGCCGAGACAAGAATGTCACTATTGGTTGATGAGAGAGCTTATCCTCCTGAACAAACGGTTCGTGATATTCATCTAAAACAAGCACTAGTCACTGGATTAGATAAACTTACGGAAAAAGAACGAATCGTCGTATCTCTTCTATATTATGAAGACTTATCTCTTAGTGAAATTGCAGAAGTAATGTCTCTATCACCATCTCGAATTTCTCAGTTGCATTCTAAAGCGATTTTACGCCTTCGAGGAACTCTTGAGAAGCAGCGTGAACTGTTAATGAATCGGGATTAATAAAAGGTAGGATGATCACCTGAGAAAGAAGGAAGTTGTATATGACCCAGAAAATAGAGCTCAAACAACATGTGAAAGTACTGTTTTCGGAAGATCAAAGAAGTGCATGGATCGATTTATCAAATCTTACATCCGAGTTGAATTTTACCGAACAGGAACTAAACACATTTCTTCTAACAGAAGGTATTACGTATGGCATTAAAAAGGATACAATTCGTGCAATTGCTGCAAGTCCTCCGAATTTTTATGGTCAGAAGATATTAATAGCGGAGGGAGATGCTCCTGAAGCCGGTAAGGATGGAATCATTCAGTTTCTTGCAAGCACGAATTTAACAGGAGAACGAAGACCGCTCGAGACAGGTAACGGGAAAGTAGATTATAAGGAAATTACGCGTCTGAACAATGTGAAAAAAGGTCAGGTTATTGCTAAAAAAATAGATCCAAGCCCAGGCAAGCCCGGAAAAAGTGTGAAGGGAGACCTTATTCCTTTTTCTCCAGGTAAAGAAGCGAGATTCAAGATAGGAAAGAATGTGGTAGTTAGCAACGAAGGAAACGCCATGTATGCGTCGATCGATGGACTGATCACAACAACGGAAAATCAGCAAATCAATGTATTTCCTGTATTTGAAGTGAATGGTGATGTGGATTACCGAACAGGAAATATTGATTTTGTCGGCACCGTTGTTATTCGCGGAAATGTACTCTCTGGGTTTAAAGTAAAAGCCGCAGGAGATATTCGTGTAATCGGCGGTGTAGAGGGAGCGGAAGTCTATGCAGAAGGTTCTATTGAAGTAACAGGGGGAATTATAGGTTACAATAAAGGGCTTGTTCAAGCAGGTGTTGATGTAAAGAGCTCATTTATACAAGATGCGAATGTAGAAGCAGGTCAATGTATATATGTGTCGCAGAGTATCATGCATTCATCGATTAGAGCAGGAAAAGAATGTATTTGTGCAGGAACCAAGGGACTTATTGTGGGAGGTCTCATTCAAGCAGGTGAAAGAGTAGCCGCAAGAGTAGTTGGGAACCCGATGTCTACTGTAACAACCATTGAAGTTGGCGTAATGCCAAGACTGCGTAATGAACTTACAAATCTACGCCAGCAGCAATTGGGTTTGAGCGATAGTATAGATAAGACGGCCAAAGCTCTTCATCTTTTAGATCAAATGGCTGCTTCAGGACAGATATCAGATGATAAGATGCAAATGCGAATGAAGCTTCAGGTGACTCGTGAATCTAGCATGCAGCAAATGAAAGAGAACAGGGAGCAAATATTGAATATTGAAAAAGTGCTGGAAGATACCTCGAAAGCAAGAGTCGATGTAACAAAGATGATTTACGGAGGCTCTAAAATAGTTATCGGCAGATACACCAAATTTGTTAAAGATACAGCGACACAAATTTCATTTTTTTATCAAAACGGTGATATTTCGGCGGCTCCCCTAAAGAATGGGTAAGCGTATTTATTCTTGATAGCAGTGAAGGAGTGGAGAAGGTGAGCTTGAGAAATGTTGAACTTCAAATTGCGATACCTCGTACGGCTGAGGCAGGGCGATATCAAAGCGAATACGACCACAGGAGATCATCAGAACAGTCTTTACTAGCAACAAACGAGAATAAAAAGGCGAAAAAAGAAAGTAAACAAAGTCCAAAAACATCAGAATCCGAACAGACAGGGATAAGAGATCGTTCAGCTTCGCCCGGGAATTCGGAGTTGATAAATTCGAATGATCCTCAAGAAACTTCAGAAGACACACTGGCAGCTACGCCAGCGGAACACCCTTTTAAAGGGAAACACATTGACTACAGTTTATAAGTAGGCATACATGAATAGGAGAATAATCTCATGGAACCTTGGAGTACCCTCGTTGTGTTGGGTGTTGGTATCACCCTATTTGCCTGGTTTATGCCCAGATCAAAACCTCAAACAGGGGGAAAAGTGATTAAAGATGTAGAAGCCACGTTAGAGCAATATTTGGCTGAGATTGAACTAGAGAATGAAAAGGTTATAGAGACTATTCAAAAATGGAAACAGGACTTTTCACATACCAACAATCTAAGAGAAAAAGAAGTTCAAGATATGAAACAACAGATTCTAAACCTTGAACAGCAAGTTTCCGCATTAATAAATGTAAATGCTTCTTCCAGCACAAATATAGAAGCTTCTGTGAAAAAAGCGGACGATGCAGCAGCAGATGATACTGGGGTAGAAGAAATTACGATACAGGAAGAGTCGACCATTCATAAGCGTTATAATGAAGTCTTTCAATTGGAGTCAGAAGGAAAATCAATGGATTATATAGCTAAAAAGCTAGATATGCCCAAGGGAGAAGTTCAATTGATTCTAAGACTTGGTGAACGGGAGCGAACAGTATGATGAAGAATCGTTCCTTTCTTATGGGACTCGGAATAGGCATTGCAGCCTGCGCATTTATTCTAAAGCTTGCACTTATAGGGCAGGGTGTGTCAGAAGAAAATGCAATGAATGACTTATCCCGTACGGAACTAGAAG from Paenibacillus polygoni encodes the following:
- a CDS encoding chemotaxis protein CheD; this translates as MIEQRNMVKVGMADLNIITEPGIIRTTGLGSCVGVTLYDPLTRIAGMAHVMLPSSSIAREGTLNKAKYADTAIVALVERMVGAGASSARLVAKIAGGSQMFQFAGAGDTLRIGPRNTEVCKQMIQDLRIPLLAEDCGGNHGRTIEIDRDTGILTIRSVQMGVKEL
- a CDS encoding FliA/WhiG family RNA polymerase sigma factor gives rise to the protein MKESNSSHLADMDLWEKWKEHGDLDARKTLIEKHLHIVHYVSSRLAVGLPKNVSKDDLESNGALGLIDALDKFDYKRGLQFETYASWRVRGAILDGLRQGDWVPRSVREKAKRIEEAYQHLEQKYSRTVSDEEMGQYLDLSAKDFQHMVQEVAVMSLYSLEDPLREEDAETRMSLLVDERAYPPEQTVRDIHLKQALVTGLDKLTEKERIVVSLLYYEDLSLSEIAEVMSLSPSRISQLHSKAILRLRGTLEKQRELLMNRD
- a CDS encoding DUF342 domain-containing protein codes for the protein MTQKIELKQHVKVLFSEDQRSAWIDLSNLTSELNFTEQELNTFLLTEGITYGIKKDTIRAIAASPPNFYGQKILIAEGDAPEAGKDGIIQFLASTNLTGERRPLETGNGKVDYKEITRLNNVKKGQVIAKKIDPSPGKPGKSVKGDLIPFSPGKEARFKIGKNVVVSNEGNAMYASIDGLITTTENQQINVFPVFEVNGDVDYRTGNIDFVGTVVIRGNVLSGFKVKAAGDIRVIGGVEGAEVYAEGSIEVTGGIIGYNKGLVQAGVDVKSSFIQDANVEAGQCIYVSQSIMHSSIRAGKECICAGTKGLIVGGLIQAGERVAARVVGNPMSTVTTIEVGVMPRLRNELTNLRQQQLGLSDSIDKTAKALHLLDQMAASGQISDDKMQMRMKLQVTRESSMQQMKENREQILNIEKVLEDTSKARVDVTKMIYGGSKIVIGRYTKFVKDTATQISFFYQNGDISAAPLKNG
- a CDS encoding DUF6115 domain-containing protein; amino-acid sequence: MEPWSTLVVLGVGITLFAWFMPRSKPQTGGKVIKDVEATLEQYLAEIELENEKVIETIQKWKQDFSHTNNLREKEVQDMKQQILNLEQQVSALINVNASSSTNIEASVKKADDAAADDTGVEEITIQEESTIHKRYNEVFQLESEGKSMDYIAKKLDMPKGEVQLILRLGERERTV